Below is a window of Pseudarthrobacter equi DNA.
CCCCGATGTGGTGCTGGAAGCCGAGCTCGGCGGCCTGGCGGGCGACGAGGACCGCGCGTTCTCGGCCGACGAGCCTGAAGACCAGTCCGGCTTTGCCGTGGCCGGGCTGACGGACTCCGCACAGGTGGAGGACTTCGTGACCCGTACCGGTGCCCAGCTCCTCGCCGTCGCCGTGGGCAATGTCCATGGCAAATACAAGGGCGAGCCGTTGCTGCGCTGGGACGTGCTGCAGGACATCGCCGTGCGGACCCACCTTCCGCTGGTCCTGCACGGCGCGTCCGGTATTCCGGCCGAAGAGCTGGTGAAGGCCGCGGCCATGAATGTTGGCAAGGTCAACTTCAACACGGAGCTGCGCACCGGGGTGCTGGCCACCCTGCAGGAGCAACTCCCGGTTCACCGCGCCGACGGTGAAAACCTGCAGTCGCTCCTGGGCCACTGGAACCGGTCCGCCGGAGAGTTCGCCGGCGCCACGCTGGCCACGCTGAGCCGCTAGGTCCCAGACGCGAAGAAACACAGGGGAGGGAGGCTAGGATCGAGCCATGATCCTGGCCTCCCTCCTTTTCGCGTTCCTTGCTGCCGCGCTGCACGTCTTCATCTTCACGATGGAATCCGTGACCTGGACCAAACCGGCAACGTGGAAGCGTTTCAGCATCGAGTCCCAGGAAAACGCGGAGATCACCAAGTCACTGGCCTACAACCAGGGCTTCTATAACCTGTTCCTGGCCGTTGGAGCCCTCATTGGCATAGGCCTGGTGGCTGTCGGCGCCGACGGCTCGGCGCAGGACGTTGCCGGCTGGACCCTCATCTTCGCCAGCTGCGGCTCAATGCTGCTGGCGGCGCTGGTCCTGGCCCTGTCCGGGCGCAAGTACCTCCGGGCGGCCGCAACCCAGGGCGCCACGCCGCTGCTCGCCGTCGTCCTCGGCGTACTGGCTGTGGCTCTCTAGCTGCTTGCCACTCCAATTGCGCGGCACTTTTACACCTGCCGCGCCGCTCAATCCTTCTCCGCCCCTGCTGGCGGGCGCACAATAGTGCTGTGAACAGGGCCGGAACGCTCCGGGGTGCACGGTGGGTACCGCCGGCGGCCTGAACGGAAGCCTCCGGGCGGGGACGGCGGGCGCGGCGGGCCGTGATCCGGTGATCGACCTTGTCCGGTTCGCCTGCCTGGCCCTGGTGGTGGTGGGCCATTGCATGATGGTCAGCCCCGTGCTGCACGCCGACGGGACGGTGACCACGCAAAACACCCTCGCTGAGCAGCACTGGTTCGAACCCGTCATCTGGATCTTCATGGTGATGCCGCTGTTCTTCGTGACCGGCGGGATGACAGGCCTGGAGTCCTGGCGGCGGCTGTCGGCAAACGGTGGCACGGCTGCCCTGTTCATCCGGGCACGCCTGCTGCGGCTGGTCAGGCCCGCCACGGCCCTGCTGGCCGTGATGTTCCTGGGGCTCGGCGCGGCCCAACTGCTCGGTGTGCATCCCCAGGTCATCGAGCTGATGGCAGCCGGGGCAGGAATGCCGCTGTGGTTCCTGGCCGCATACCTCGCCGCGCAGCTGAACATTCCCCTGCTTGCCGCGTTCCACGCCCGTGCCCCCTGGCGGACCTTCCTCCTGCTCACTGCGCTGGTGGTGGCCGTCGATTGCCTGCGCGGCACCCTGCCACTCCTGGCCAACATCAACCTGCTCTTCCTGTGGTGCGCCGTCCAGCAGCTGGGCTTCCTCGTCGCCGACGGCAAACTGGCAGGGCTCTCACGCTCCGGTCTGGCAGCGGTGGCCTTGGCAGCGAATGTCCTCCTGGGCGCCGTGACGGGCCTGGGGCTCTACCCCGGGAACATGCTGGTGAACCTCAACCCGCCCAACCTGGCCCTCCTGCTGCTGGGCGTGTCCCAGGCGGCCCTGATGGAGGCGGCGCGGCCGGTCCTGGCAGGGGTGGCGTCGTGGCCGTGGCTCAGCAGGGTGCTGCAGATCGCGGGTTCCCGGTCCCTCACGGTGTACCTCTGGCACCTGCCCCTGCTGGCGGCCATGTCCGGCCTGCTGCTGCTTGCGCCCGTCCCGAAACCGGAGTCGGGAACGCCCGGGTGGTGGTGGGCGCGCGCCGTGGTCCTGCCGGCACTGCTGCTCCTGCTGCTGCCCGTCATCGCCGCCTTCGGGCGCCTCGAGGACACCCCGACGGCGGCTCCGGGCTCCGGCACCAAGCCCGCCGCGGTGGGCGCCGCCGTCGTGGTGGTCTTCCTTCCGGTGGCGGATGCAGCGCTGGGCGGCCTCACCCTCGCCCTGCTGGGAACCGGGGCTGCCTTCTTTGCCCTCACCCAGCTGATCCTCGGTGCGGTGCCCTGGCGGAGTCCTGTCCCTGGGCGCAAAACGGCCGCCGCTGGTACGCGCGGGCGTGCCGGGCGCAGGAGGGGGCGGAAGGGCATTGCCACGGGGGTGAAGTAGTGCCAGTGTCGAACCATGACCGAGAACACGTTGTCCACCGAGGATAGGTTCGCCCCCGATGTCACGCTGCGGCGCAACGACGCGGAGCACCGGTATGAACTGCTGGTGGGCGGCAGGCTCGCCGTGCAGTCCTTCTTCCGGGACCTGCCGGGCCACATCGACTTCACCCACACCGAGACAGGCCAGGACTTCGAAGGCCGGGGCCTCGGTAAGGTGCTGGCGCATTTCGCCCTGGACGACGTTGTGGCGACCGGCAAACGCGTCATCCCGCACTGCCCCTTCATCTCCAGCTACCTCCGCAAGCACGAAGGGTACGAGCAGTTCGTCGACTGGCCGGAGGGATAGTGCGGCAGTTCTTCAGCTGCCGCCACGGGAGCCGCGTGGGCGGGAGCGGCCTGGGTTCGCCGTAGCGCTACAGCTGGTGGGAGCCGGTCCCGCTGCATGGCGGGACTGCGGTCATTCCTGCGTCAGCTGGCCAGGGCCTGGTCGCTGACCGTGGCGCTGAAGGCGGGATCGTCGAGGGTGAAGCCGCAGGCGCAGCGGTACGTGACGACGGTTTCGGCCGGTGAGGCCGGGTCGGCGGGCAGCACCCCGCTTTCGTCGACGTAAACAGGCTGCCCGACGGGCAGGTCCAGCGGATCGAGCCGCTGCATCGGCGTGCGGCAATGCATGCGCGAATTGAGGGTGACCAGGAGCCCCAGGTCCAGTGGCTGGGCTGTGCTGCCGGCTGGCTCTGTGCGTTCCCCGGACGCGGCCAGACGGTGTTCCGTTGCGGAGGTCATGCGATGTTCATCCTTGGGCTTCTTCACGAGGCTGCTCTTCCAGCCCCGCCGCGAACTGCTTGCGGAGGTCATTTATCCCCACAAGCAAAGCATGCTTACTAAAGGTGTGACAAGCCGGACATTCCCGTCCGCGGCCGCCCCCGCGTTGCTGGCGGGGCGTGAATTGTGCACCATGGGCCCGCTTCGGCGCCAGTCAATGACCTTCTGCACATCCTGGAAACCCTGTCATTCCGGGGCGAAAGAGAAATAGGGCACAAAAGTTTGATTAAAAGGGCATCCTAAGTAAGGCTTACCTACGCAACGCCCCCAAATTGCTGACCGAAGGAAGACCCGTGCCGCTGATGCCCCGACTCGATGAGACGCAAGTGGACCACTCCACCCGCCCCGATGTGCCCCGCCAGGACCTGGACAACACAGTTCCTCCGGGGCAGGATTTCGGCTCGCGCGTGGAACTGGCCCTCGGGGCAACCAACCACCTCTTCAATGCCCGGAACTCACCCCGGTACGTTTCGCAGGTGCTGCAGGGCGTCACTACCGTGGCAACCAAGCTGGAGCGGACCACCCGGCCGTTCACCGGCGTCGGGCCCGCGGAAATGCGGAACCGCGTAGGCGCAGTGGACCTGGACACCCCCCTGCCGGACACCGCCGCGGCGCTGCAGGAACTTGAGGACGTCTACCTGCGTGACGCCGTCTATTTCCACGATCCCAAGTACGCCGCCCACCTCAACTGCCCCGTGGTGATTCCGGCGCTGGTGGGTGAGGCCATCCTGTCCGCGGTGAACTCCTCGCTGGACACCTGGGACCAGAGCGCGGGTGCCACCATGATCGAACGGCGCCTCATCGACTGGGCCGCCGAACGGCTGCACCTGGGCGTCGCGGCGGACGGCATCTTCACGTCCGGCGGCAGCCAGTCCAACCTCCAGGCCCTGCTCATCGCACGGAACCACGCCGTGGCTGGCCTCCGCCAGGACCCTGCACGGGCATCCCTCCGCCTCCCGGCACTGCTGGATACCCTGCGCATCTTCACGTCCGAGGACAGCCACTTCAGCGTCCAGAAGTCCGCCTCCATGCTGGGCCTCGGGTTTGACGCCGTCATCACCGTCCCGTGCTCCGCGGACCACCGGATGGACCCGGCGGCACTTGCCGCAGCCATGGCGGAAGTCCACGACGCCGGCCTGACCGCCATGGCCGTAGTGGCAACGGCCGGGACAACGGACTTCGGCGCGGTGGACCCGCTCGCAGAGCTCGCCGCCCTGGCCCGTGCTTACGGTGCCTGGTTCCACATCGACGCTGCGTACGGCGGCGGCCTGATGGTCTCCGGCCGGTACCGGCACCTGCTGGACGGCACAGGCCTCGCGGACTCGGTCACCGTCGATTTCCACAAGACCTTTTTCCAGCCCGTCAGCTCCAGCGCCCTGCTGGTCCGGGAAGCGGCGATGCTGCGCCACATCACCTACTACGCCGATTACCTGAACCCGGAGAGCGCCGCCCTGGCGGACATCCCCAACCAGGTGGACAAGAGCATCCAGACCACCCGCCGCTTCGACGCCCTGAAGCTCTGGCTTACCCTGCGCATCATGGGGGCGGATGCCATCGGCGCGCTCTTCGACGAGGCCATCGACCTCGCCGCCCGCGTGGGTTCGGTCCTCGAAGCCGACCACGATTTCGAGCTTGCTGCCGCACCGCAGCTGAGCACCCTGGTGTTCCGCTACCGCCCTGTGCTGGAATCCGGTGCCCGCCTCTCCGATGAGGACGCCGATGCCCTTAACCCCGCCATCCGGGCGGCCGTCTTCGCCTCCGGAAAAGCCGTGGTGGCCGGCACCAAGGTGGGCGGACGCCACTACCTCAAGTTCACCCTCCTCAACGCCGAGGCCACCCTCGAGGACATCACGGACATCATCACCCTCCTGCGCAGCACCGGCGCCGGACTCCTGCAGAAGGAAACCACCGCATGAGCACCCCCACCAACAGCACCATCTTCGACTTCGCCGCGATCGGCGTCGGGCCCTTCAACCTGGGCCTCGCCGCCCTCACAGAACCCGTGGAAGGCCTCAACGGCATCTTCCTCGAACAGCGCGATTCCTTCGACTGGCACCCCGGCATGATGCTCGAACCCGCACACCTGCAGGTTCCGTTCATGGCTGACCTGGTGACCATGGCTGACCCCACATCGCCCTACTCATTCCTGAACTTCCTGAAGCAGACCGGCCGGCTCTACCGCTTCTACATCAGGGAAAACTTCTACCCGCTGCGTGCCGAGTTCAACGAGTACTGCCAGTGGGTTGCCGGGCAGTTGCCGTCGGTGCGTTTCGGCACGGCAGTGCAGGAGTTGGCGTACGACGACGGCGTATACCGGCTCTCCGTATCAGGTCCGGACGGGCCGGAGGTGCTTTACGCGCGGCGGCTGGTGCTGGGCACCGGCACCTCCGCGTACGTTCCGGCGGCCGCCCAAGGCATCGTGGCGGGTGCGGCCGCCGGAAACGGGGGAGTGGCCTTCCACAACGCCGAGTACCTGGCCCGGAAAGTCGAACTGCAGCGGCAGCGCAGCATCACCATTCTGGGGAGCGGCCAAAGCGCGGCGGAGATCTATTACGAGCTGCTGCAGGAAGCGGACGCCTACGGATACCAGCTGAACTGGTTGACCCGTTCGGGCAGGTTCTTCCCGCTGGAGTACACCAAGTTGACCCTGGAGATGACCTCGCCGGAATACGTGGACTACTTCCATGGCCTC
It encodes the following:
- a CDS encoding class II fructose-bisphosphate aldolase, producing MRTRLDHLVTSALQQGSAVPAFTCYDFTTALAVVGAAEESGRGVILLVAPKTAATPNGLRLIAALRGLADAASVPVAVQLDHATDLAVMADAVAAGADSVLADGSSLPYEENIALVVAAREMLAANGHPDVVLEAELGGLAGDEDRAFSADEPEDQSGFAVAGLTDSAQVEDFVTRTGAQLLAVAVGNVHGKYKGEPLLRWDVLQDIAVRTHLPLVLHGASGIPAEELVKAAAMNVGKVNFNTELRTGVLATLQEQLPVHRADGENLQSLLGHWNRSAGEFAGATLATLSR
- a CDS encoding DUF1304 domain-containing protein; translation: MILASLLFAFLAAALHVFIFTMESVTWTKPATWKRFSIESQENAEITKSLAYNQGFYNLFLAVGALIGIGLVAVGADGSAQDVAGWTLIFASCGSMLLAALVLALSGRKYLRAAATQGATPLLAVVLGVLAVAL
- a CDS encoding acyltransferase family protein; amino-acid sequence: MGTAGGLNGSLRAGTAGAAGRDPVIDLVRFACLALVVVGHCMMVSPVLHADGTVTTQNTLAEQHWFEPVIWIFMVMPLFFVTGGMTGLESWRRLSANGGTAALFIRARLLRLVRPATALLAVMFLGLGAAQLLGVHPQVIELMAAGAGMPLWFLAAYLAAQLNIPLLAAFHARAPWRTFLLLTALVVAVDCLRGTLPLLANINLLFLWCAVQQLGFLVADGKLAGLSRSGLAAVALAANVLLGAVTGLGLYPGNMLVNLNPPNLALLLLGVSQAALMEAARPVLAGVASWPWLSRVLQIAGSRSLTVYLWHLPLLAAMSGLLLLAPVPKPESGTPGWWWARAVVLPALLLLLLPVIAAFGRLEDTPTAAPGSGTKPAAVGAAVVVVFLPVADAALGGLTLALLGTGAAFFALTQLILGAVPWRSPVPGRKTAAAGTRGRAGRRRGRKGIATGVK
- a CDS encoding GNAT family N-acetyltransferase translates to MTENTLSTEDRFAPDVTLRRNDAEHRYELLVGGRLAVQSFFRDLPGHIDFTHTETGQDFEGRGLGKVLAHFALDDVVATGKRVIPHCPFISSYLRKHEGYEQFVDWPEG
- a CDS encoding pyridoxal phosphate-dependent decarboxylase family protein; the protein is MPLMPRLDETQVDHSTRPDVPRQDLDNTVPPGQDFGSRVELALGATNHLFNARNSPRYVSQVLQGVTTVATKLERTTRPFTGVGPAEMRNRVGAVDLDTPLPDTAAALQELEDVYLRDAVYFHDPKYAAHLNCPVVIPALVGEAILSAVNSSLDTWDQSAGATMIERRLIDWAAERLHLGVAADGIFTSGGSQSNLQALLIARNHAVAGLRQDPARASLRLPALLDTLRIFTSEDSHFSVQKSASMLGLGFDAVITVPCSADHRMDPAALAAAMAEVHDAGLTAMAVVATAGTTDFGAVDPLAELAALARAYGAWFHIDAAYGGGLMVSGRYRHLLDGTGLADSVTVDFHKTFFQPVSSSALLVREAAMLRHITYYADYLNPESAALADIPNQVDKSIQTTRRFDALKLWLTLRIMGADAIGALFDEAIDLAARVGSVLEADHDFELAAAPQLSTLVFRYRPVLESGARLSDEDADALNPAIRAAVFASGKAVVAGTKVGGRHYLKFTLLNAEATLEDITDIITLLRSTGAGLLQKETTA
- a CDS encoding lysine N(6)-hydroxylase/L-ornithine N(5)-oxygenase family protein codes for the protein MSTPTNSTIFDFAAIGVGPFNLGLAALTEPVEGLNGIFLEQRDSFDWHPGMMLEPAHLQVPFMADLVTMADPTSPYSFLNFLKQTGRLYRFYIRENFYPLRAEFNEYCQWVAGQLPSVRFGTAVQELAYDDGVYRLSVSGPDGPEVLYARRLVLGTGTSAYVPAAAQGIVAGAAAGNGGVAFHNAEYLARKVELQRQRSITILGSGQSAAEIYYELLQEADAYGYQLNWLTRSGRFFPLEYTKLTLEMTSPEYVDYFHGLPLEQRDHLNKTQKNLYKGINSDLIDAIYDLLYTRSLSGMVDTQLLTHSTLTAAEWDAAAGTHRLHLEHGEQGTSYALDSEAVVLATGYGYSEPAFLNGVQDRIARDGSGRFAVDRNYSTGVEPGEIFVQNAELHTHGFVTPDLGMGAYRNSCILREMTGREIYPVERSIAFQQFGAPLTVPVGQPDPAAGNVSVEVPA